The following coding sequences are from one Microbacterium wangchenii window:
- a CDS encoding glycoside hydrolase family 15 protein, with product MASADAPRHTDLREYAPIGDGRTIALVGRRGQIDWLPLPHLDSLPVFAGLLDTETGGRIELEPDEEYTVRRRYLPRTNVLETTFRTASGSARVTDAMVTGVAGRLPWAELARRIEGVEGSVRFRWRVQPGTRLQTAAPWIEERGGVSILRVGDISLAVVGDGHGTAHAQPDGDDGPAVHGSFATRSGSSSVLILVATDGEPLHLPDPGNVQRGIDRTVAGWRAWSREFSYDGPWQRAVQRSALALKLLVYAPTGAIAAAATTSLPESPRGGKNWDYRFAWVRDLAYTTHALVRFGLREETHAAISWLLQTIRQNGPELHVFYSLRGEVTDGVHEYDVGGWRGLGPVVTGNPAHGQLQLGVYGDLFAICRTYVDGGNILDVATGRSLAAMADRTCDLWRQPDSGMWELPELRHYTSSKMGCWQALNDAVFLAERDAIPGNPERWRSERDRIAEWVAQHGWSEEAGSYVMHPGTTDLDTSVLLHAESGFDRGERMAATIDAITRDLGAGPLLYRYTGMDQEEHTFVAAAFWRVSALACIGRHREAVEAMDDLVSRANDVGIFAEMIAEDDGAFWGNVPQALSHLGVVSAALTIRDLVPAELLDGR from the coding sequence ATGGCTTCCGCCGATGCGCCCCGTCACACCGACCTGCGTGAGTACGCGCCCATCGGTGACGGGCGGACGATCGCGCTGGTGGGGCGGCGAGGACAGATCGATTGGCTCCCCCTCCCGCACCTGGACTCGCTGCCCGTCTTCGCCGGGCTTCTCGACACCGAAACCGGCGGGCGGATCGAGCTCGAACCCGACGAGGAGTACACCGTGCGGCGGAGGTATCTCCCCCGCACCAACGTGCTCGAGACCACGTTCCGCACCGCGTCGGGATCAGCGAGGGTGACGGATGCGATGGTCACAGGGGTCGCCGGACGCCTGCCCTGGGCCGAGCTCGCCCGGCGGATCGAGGGGGTCGAGGGCAGCGTCCGGTTCCGGTGGCGCGTGCAGCCGGGGACGCGGCTGCAGACGGCCGCACCGTGGATCGAGGAGCGCGGGGGCGTGTCCATCCTGCGCGTGGGCGACATCTCCCTGGCCGTGGTCGGCGACGGTCACGGCACCGCCCACGCCCAGCCGGACGGCGATGACGGTCCGGCCGTGCACGGGTCGTTCGCGACACGCTCGGGATCCTCCTCGGTGCTGATCCTGGTCGCCACCGACGGCGAGCCTCTGCACCTGCCCGACCCGGGCAACGTGCAGCGCGGCATCGACCGCACCGTGGCGGGATGGCGCGCGTGGTCACGGGAGTTCTCCTACGACGGGCCGTGGCAGCGGGCGGTGCAGCGCAGCGCCCTGGCGCTGAAGCTTCTGGTCTACGCCCCCACCGGGGCCATCGCGGCGGCGGCCACCACATCGCTGCCGGAGAGCCCGCGCGGCGGCAAGAACTGGGACTACCGCTTCGCGTGGGTGCGCGACCTCGCGTACACGACGCATGCCCTGGTGCGGTTCGGCCTGCGCGAGGAGACCCACGCGGCGATCTCGTGGCTCCTGCAGACGATCCGGCAGAACGGCCCCGAACTGCACGTGTTCTATTCGCTGCGCGGGGAGGTGACGGACGGCGTGCACGAGTACGACGTCGGCGGATGGCGCGGCCTCGGGCCGGTCGTCACGGGCAACCCCGCGCACGGCCAGCTGCAACTGGGCGTCTACGGCGATCTGTTCGCGATCTGCCGCACGTACGTCGACGGCGGCAACATCCTCGACGTGGCCACCGGCCGGTCCCTCGCGGCGATGGCCGATCGCACGTGCGACCTGTGGCGGCAGCCGGATTCGGGGATGTGGGAGCTCCCCGAACTCCGCCACTACACGTCGTCGAAGATGGGCTGCTGGCAGGCACTCAACGACGCCGTGTTCCTCGCCGAACGCGACGCGATACCGGGCAACCCGGAACGGTGGCGTTCCGAGCGCGACCGGATCGCGGAGTGGGTGGCGCAGCACGGATGGTCGGAGGAGGCCGGCAGCTACGTCATGCACCCCGGCACGACCGACCTGGACACCTCCGTGCTGCTGCACGCCGAGAGCGGGTTCGACCGCGGCGAGCGGATGGCGGCCACGATCGACGCGATCACGCGCGACCTCGGCGCCGGGCCCCTCCTGTACCGGTACACCGGGATGGATCAGGAGGAGCACACCTTCGTCGCGGCGGCCTTCTGGCGCGTCTCGGCGCTGGCGTGCATCGGCCGACACCGGGAGGCGGTCGAGGCGATGGACGACCTGGTGTCACGGGCCAACGACGTGGGGATCTTCGCGGAGATGATCGCCGAGGACGACGGCGCATTCTGGGGCAACGTGCCCCAGGCCCTGAGCCACCTCGGCGTGGTCAGCGCCGCGCTCACGATCCGCGATCTCGTCCCCGCCGAGCTGCTCGACGGCCGGTGA
- a CDS encoding GNAT family N-acetyltransferase, translated as MASSRSSEPQARVRPIAPADAGEVLTLQRAAFVSEALIYGDADMPPLTQTLEELEAELVENLGCVAVAGSRIVAAARAQRDGDLLLIGRIAVAPDMQGAGLGSLILHAVEERGREAGAREAELFTGRLSEANLRLYTREGYRESERAGGETGEDQIFLRKNLRS; from the coding sequence GTGGCATCGTCGCGGTCCTCTGAGCCGCAGGCTCGGGTCCGCCCCATCGCGCCGGCCGACGCCGGCGAGGTGCTGACGCTACAGCGGGCGGCGTTCGTCTCCGAGGCGCTCATCTACGGCGACGCGGACATGCCGCCTCTGACGCAGACGCTCGAAGAGCTCGAGGCCGAGCTCGTGGAGAACCTCGGATGCGTCGCCGTCGCGGGGTCACGGATCGTCGCCGCCGCGCGGGCGCAGCGCGACGGGGATCTGCTGCTGATCGGCCGGATCGCCGTCGCGCCCGACATGCAGGGGGCAGGGCTGGGCTCGCTCATCCTGCACGCCGTGGAGGAGCGCGGCCGGGAGGCCGGAGCCCGCGAGGCGGAGCTGTTCACGGGGCGGCTGAGTGAAGCCAACCTCCGGCTGTACACGCGGGAGGGGTATCGCGAATCCGAGCGCGCCGGCGGCGAGACGGGGGAGGACCAGATCTTCCTCCGCAAGAACCTGCGGTCCTGA
- a CDS encoding Dps family protein, whose translation MATTKAKDAKSAPTRNRRRPARGGAGAGLTKEENAESGFTASAELSENLQKVLVDLIELSIQGKQAHWNVVGRNFRDTHLQLDEVIESAREFSDTVAERMRSLHALPDGRSDTVAETTSLPEFPQGEIDTAEVIDLITERLDAVTSMCREVHDEVDEEDPTSADILHAVLERLEQLSWMVSAENRTPSTRSA comes from the coding sequence ATGGCCACCACGAAGGCGAAGGACGCCAAGAGCGCCCCCACGCGCAACCGCCGCCGGCCCGCACGCGGCGGAGCCGGGGCGGGTCTGACGAAGGAGGAGAACGCCGAGAGCGGCTTCACCGCATCCGCGGAGCTGAGCGAGAACCTCCAGAAGGTGCTCGTCGACCTCATCGAGCTGTCGATCCAGGGCAAGCAGGCCCACTGGAACGTCGTGGGCAGGAACTTCCGCGACACCCACCTGCAGCTGGACGAGGTGATCGAATCCGCGCGTGAATTCAGCGACACCGTCGCCGAGCGCATGCGCTCCCTCCACGCGCTGCCCGACGGCCGCAGCGACACCGTCGCCGAGACGACCAGCCTTCCGGAGTTCCCGCAGGGCGAGATCGACACCGCCGAGGTCATCGACCTCATCACCGAGCGCCTGGATGCCGTCACCTCCATGTGCCGCGAGGTGCACGACGAGGTGGACGAGGAGGACCCCACCAGCGCCGACATCCTGCACGCCGTCCTGGAGCGGCTCGAGCAGCTCTCCTGGATGGTCAGCGCCGAGAACCGCACCCCCTCCACGCGCAGCGCATAG
- a CDS encoding phosphoketolase has product MDDETLQRLHAWWRAANYLSVGQIYLLDNPLLREPLTREHVKPRLLGHFGTVPGLTLVYAHANRAIRERDLDALYIAGPGHGGPGVVACGWLDGTYTEIYPRITRDEEGMRRLFRQFSFPGGIPSHAAPETPGSIHEGGELGYSLSHAYGAVFDNPDLTVFCVVGDGEAETGPLATGWHGNKFVDPITDGAVLPILHLNGWKIANPTLLARIPDDELLSLLRGYGHDPILVSFDADDEPAHVHRVFAEALDGALDRIRDIQRAAREDGSTERAIWPMIILRSPKGWTGPKEVDGLPVEGTWRAHQVPLPSARDTEEHLRQLEEWLRSYRPEELFGDDGAPLPDTVALAPDGERRMSATPHANGGTIRADLDLPDFRDFAVPVGAPGAEDAQATAVLGRFFAEVIRRNPRTFRIFGPDETASNRLAPAVYDATDKQWNAEFSSLDEHLARAGRVMEVLSEHQCQGWLEGYLLTGRHGVFNSYEAFVHIVDSMFNQHAKWLEASRPLVWRAPIASFNYLLSSHVWRQDHNGFTHQDPGFLDVAVNKSAEIVRVYLPFDANTLLSTYDHCLRSVDYINVVVAGKQPSPQWLGMDEAIAHCRRGLGTFAWAGAEQEGRAPDVVLAAAGDVPTHETLAAAAILAEHAPDLSTRVVNVVDLMRLQSEDQHPHGLSDADFDGYFPPDVPTIFAFHGYPWLVHRLTYRRHGHDNLHVRGYKERGTTTTPFDMVMLNDLDRFQLAIDALDRVPGGAARYAGLRQDLLDRRARARAYTREHGEDEPAIAGWRWGAAHA; this is encoded by the coding sequence ATGGACGACGAGACCCTGCAGCGCCTGCATGCGTGGTGGCGGGCGGCCAACTACCTCAGCGTCGGGCAGATCTACCTCCTCGACAATCCGCTCCTGCGCGAGCCGTTGACGCGGGAGCACGTGAAGCCGCGGCTGCTCGGCCACTTCGGCACCGTCCCAGGGCTCACCCTCGTCTACGCGCACGCCAACCGCGCCATCCGCGAGCGCGACCTCGACGCGCTGTACATCGCCGGTCCCGGTCACGGGGGGCCGGGCGTCGTGGCGTGCGGGTGGCTGGACGGCACGTACACCGAGATCTACCCGCGGATCACGCGCGACGAGGAGGGGATGCGGCGGCTGTTCCGGCAGTTCTCCTTCCCCGGCGGCATCCCCAGTCACGCGGCGCCCGAGACGCCGGGATCCATCCACGAGGGCGGCGAACTGGGCTACTCGCTCAGCCACGCGTACGGTGCGGTGTTCGACAATCCTGACCTCACGGTGTTCTGCGTCGTGGGCGACGGGGAGGCGGAGACGGGACCGCTGGCGACCGGATGGCACGGCAACAAGTTCGTCGACCCCATCACCGACGGCGCCGTGCTGCCGATCCTCCACCTCAACGGCTGGAAGATCGCCAACCCGACGCTGCTGGCCCGCATCCCCGATGACGAGCTGCTGAGCCTCCTGCGGGGGTACGGCCACGATCCGATCCTGGTGTCCTTCGATGCCGACGACGAGCCGGCCCACGTGCATCGAGTGTTCGCCGAGGCGCTGGACGGCGCGCTGGACCGCATCCGCGACATCCAACGGGCCGCGCGTGAGGACGGCTCCACCGAGCGCGCGATCTGGCCGATGATCATCCTGCGCTCGCCGAAGGGCTGGACCGGCCCGAAGGAGGTCGACGGACTGCCCGTGGAGGGCACGTGGCGTGCGCACCAGGTGCCGCTCCCCTCCGCGCGCGACACCGAGGAGCACCTCCGGCAGCTCGAGGAGTGGCTCCGCTCGTACCGGCCGGAGGAGCTGTTCGGCGACGACGGTGCACCGCTGCCCGACACCGTCGCGCTCGCCCCCGACGGCGAGCGGCGCATGTCGGCGACGCCGCACGCCAACGGCGGCACCATCCGCGCCGACCTCGACCTGCCCGACTTCCGCGACTTCGCCGTCCCGGTCGGTGCGCCGGGAGCCGAGGACGCCCAGGCCACGGCCGTTCTCGGGCGCTTCTTCGCCGAGGTCATCCGGCGCAATCCCCGCACCTTCCGGATCTTCGGGCCTGACGAGACCGCTTCCAACCGGCTCGCGCCGGCCGTGTACGACGCGACCGACAAGCAGTGGAACGCGGAGTTCTCATCGCTGGACGAGCACCTCGCCCGTGCCGGGCGGGTGATGGAGGTGCTCAGCGAGCACCAGTGCCAGGGGTGGCTCGAGGGGTATCTGCTCACCGGGCGGCACGGCGTGTTCAACAGCTACGAAGCGTTCGTGCACATCGTCGATTCGATGTTCAACCAGCACGCGAAGTGGCTCGAGGCCTCACGTCCGCTCGTGTGGCGCGCGCCGATCGCCAGCTTCAACTACCTGCTCTCCAGCCACGTATGGCGCCAGGACCACAACGGCTTCACGCATCAGGACCCCGGATTCCTGGACGTCGCGGTGAACAAGAGCGCCGAGATCGTGCGGGTGTACCTGCCCTTCGACGCCAACACGCTGCTGAGCACGTACGACCACTGCCTGCGGTCGGTGGACTACATCAACGTCGTGGTGGCCGGCAAGCAGCCCTCACCGCAGTGGCTGGGCATGGACGAGGCCATCGCCCACTGCCGCCGCGGGCTGGGCACGTTCGCATGGGCGGGCGCCGAGCAGGAGGGGCGGGCCCCCGACGTGGTGCTCGCGGCAGCCGGGGACGTCCCCACGCACGAGACCCTCGCCGCCGCCGCGATCCTGGCCGAGCACGCGCCGGATCTGTCCACCCGGGTCGTCAACGTCGTCGACCTCATGCGCCTGCAGTCCGAGGATCAGCATCCGCACGGTCTGAGCGACGCGGACTTCGACGGGTACTTCCCGCCCGACGTGCCGACGATCTTCGCGTTCCACGGCTATCCGTGGCTCGTTCACCGCCTCACGTATCGCCGGCACGGGCACGACAATCTCCACGTGCGCGGGTACAAGGAGCGCGGGACGACCACCACTCCGTTCGACATGGTGATGCTCAACGATCTCGACCGCTTCCAGCTCGCCATCGACGCACTCGACCGGGTGCCCGGGGGCGCGGCTCGCTATGCCGGGTTGCGCCAGGACCTGCTGGATCGCCGAGCCCGCGCCCGCGCCTACACGCGCGAGCACGGCGAGGACGAGCCCGCCATCGCGGGGTGGCGGTGGGGCGCGGCGCACGCCTGA
- a CDS encoding SRPBCC family protein: MVQIIETIDVDVPVSTAYNQWTQFETFPSFLDEVESIQQRDDTHLHWKVKVGGAEREFDAEVTEQHPDERVAWRSVGGETEHAGVVTFHKLSDTSTRVTVQIDWEPEGLLEKVGSLVGVGQHAVKKDLKNFKEFIESRGAETGQWREDVPR; this comes from the coding sequence ATGGTTCAGATCATCGAGACCATCGACGTCGACGTGCCCGTGAGCACGGCATACAACCAGTGGACGCAGTTCGAGACCTTCCCCTCCTTCCTGGATGAGGTCGAGTCGATCCAGCAGCGCGACGACACCCACCTCCATTGGAAGGTGAAGGTCGGCGGCGCCGAGCGCGAGTTCGACGCGGAGGTCACCGAGCAGCACCCCGACGAGCGCGTCGCGTGGCGCAGCGTCGGCGGGGAGACCGAGCACGCGGGCGTCGTGACCTTCCACAAGCTCTCCGACACCTCCACGCGCGTCACCGTGCAGATCGACTGGGAGCCGGAGGGGCTGCTGGAGAAGGTCGGCTCGCTCGTCGGGGTCGGCCAGCACGCCGTCAAGAAAGACCTCAAGAACTTCAAGGAGTTCATCGAGAGCCGCGGCGCGGAGACCGGTCAGTGGCGCGAGGACGTGCCTCGCTGA
- a CDS encoding cystathionine gamma-synthase, which yields MIADSAAHSSDGLAFDSLAVHAGQSADPGTGAVIPPVHFSTTYVQDGIGNLRAGYEYGRSGNPTRHALEEQLAALEGGRHGVSFASGLAAEDALLRAALRPGDEVLLGNDVYGGTYRLLSRILGPWGVSLRVVDMSDLGAVAAAIAVGAPQILWVETPSNPLLRVTDIAGLARLGHDAGALVVVDNTFASPALQRPLAHGADVVVHSTTKYLGGHSDVVGGALVLNDDALAEQVRFLQFAAGAVSGPMDAWLTSRGIKTLGLRMQRHSENGLALARFLDEDDRVARVYYPGLPTHPGHDIAAAQMSAFGGIVSVELADAASARRFAESLRLFQLAESLGGVESLVNYPDEMTHASVRGTELAVPAEVVRLSVGIESLDDLRADLDQALSAG from the coding sequence GTGATCGCCGATTCCGCCGCACATTCCTCCGACGGCCTCGCCTTCGACAGCCTCGCCGTGCACGCCGGGCAGTCGGCCGATCCGGGCACCGGCGCGGTCATCCCGCCCGTGCACTTCTCCACCACCTATGTGCAGGACGGCATCGGCAACCTGCGCGCCGGCTACGAGTACGGCCGCAGCGGGAACCCCACGCGCCACGCGCTCGAAGAGCAGCTGGCTGCGCTGGAGGGCGGGCGCCACGGAGTGTCGTTCGCGTCCGGGCTCGCCGCGGAGGACGCGCTGCTGCGCGCGGCCCTCCGGCCGGGTGACGAGGTGCTGCTCGGCAACGACGTCTACGGCGGCACGTACCGGCTCCTCTCCCGCATCCTCGGGCCGTGGGGGGTGTCGCTGCGCGTCGTGGACATGAGCGACCTGGGAGCCGTCGCGGCGGCGATCGCCGTGGGCGCCCCGCAGATCCTGTGGGTGGAGACCCCGAGCAACCCCCTCCTGCGGGTGACCGACATCGCCGGGCTCGCACGCCTGGGCCACGACGCCGGCGCGCTCGTCGTGGTGGACAACACCTTCGCCTCCCCCGCGCTGCAGCGCCCGCTCGCGCACGGGGCCGATGTCGTCGTGCACTCCACGACGAAGTACCTCGGCGGCCACTCCGACGTCGTCGGCGGCGCCCTGGTGCTGAACGACGACGCCCTCGCCGAGCAGGTGCGCTTCCTGCAGTTCGCCGCCGGCGCCGTGTCCGGCCCCATGGACGCGTGGCTGACGTCACGCGGCATCAAGACCCTCGGGCTGCGGATGCAGCGGCACAGCGAGAACGGGCTCGCGCTCGCGCGCTTCCTGGACGAGGACGACCGGGTCGCCCGCGTGTACTACCCGGGGCTGCCGACGCACCCCGGTCACGACATCGCGGCCGCGCAGATGTCGGCGTTCGGCGGCATCGTCTCCGTCGAACTCGCCGACGCCGCATCCGCCCGCCGCTTCGCGGAGTCGCTACGCCTGTTCCAGCTCGCCGAGTCGCTCGGTGGCGTCGAATCGCTCGTGAACTACCCCGATGAGATGACGCACGCGTCGGTGCGCGGCACGGAGCTCGCGGTGCCCGCCGAGGTCGTGCGCCTCTCGGTCGGCATCGAGTCGCTCGACGACCTCCGCGCCGACCTCGACCAGGCGCTCTCGGCCGGCTGA
- a CDS encoding SDR family oxidoreductase gives MADMYTAQDPTTQYPRPPFPPQQQSGPGDIHQMDPAPDHGETTYIGLGRLPGRKALITGADSGIGRAIAIAYAREGADVALSYLPEEQAQAEEVAALVEKEGRTAVLLPGDLQVEQTNIDVVEKAVAGLGGIDILVINAGTMPTVDSIDDFETKTLDHVVKANIYPLFWLTKAASPHLQPGAAIITTSSIQGFQPSPSLAEYAVSKAGIANWTRALSQQLIERGIRVNGVAPGPVWTPLQPAFVPNEKIEQFGAQTPIGRAAQPVELAPAFVFLASQEASYVIGETIAVTGGSPMH, from the coding sequence ATGGCCGACATGTACACCGCACAGGACCCCACCACGCAGTACCCGCGCCCGCCCTTCCCGCCGCAGCAGCAGTCGGGACCGGGCGACATCCACCAGATGGATCCGGCCCCCGACCACGGCGAGACCACCTATATCGGGCTCGGTCGGCTGCCGGGGCGCAAGGCCCTCATCACCGGTGCAGACTCCGGCATCGGGCGCGCGATCGCGATCGCCTACGCCCGTGAAGGCGCCGACGTGGCGCTGAGCTACCTCCCGGAGGAGCAGGCGCAGGCCGAGGAAGTTGCCGCACTCGTGGAGAAGGAGGGGCGCACCGCCGTCCTCCTCCCCGGCGACCTGCAGGTCGAGCAGACCAACATCGACGTCGTGGAGAAGGCCGTGGCGGGCTTGGGCGGGATCGACATCCTCGTCATCAACGCCGGCACGATGCCCACGGTCGACAGCATCGACGACTTCGAGACGAAGACCCTCGACCACGTCGTGAAGGCGAACATCTACCCGCTTTTCTGGCTGACGAAGGCGGCGTCGCCGCACCTGCAGCCGGGGGCGGCCATCATCACCACCTCCAGCATCCAGGGGTTCCAGCCCTCGCCTTCGCTCGCCGAATACGCGGTATCCAAGGCCGGCATCGCCAACTGGACCCGGGCGCTGTCGCAGCAGCTCATCGAACGCGGCATCCGGGTCAACGGCGTGGCGCCGGGGCCGGTGTGGACGCCGTTGCAGCCCGCCTTCGTGCCGAACGAGAAGATCGAGCAGTTCGGCGCGCAGACCCCCATCGGCCGCGCCGCCCAGCCGGTGGAGCTCGCGCCCGCCTTCGTGTTCCTCGCGTCGCAGGAGGCCAGCTACGTCATCGGCGAGACGATCGCCGTGACCGGCGGCTCGCCCATGCACTAG